TCACGGCTGTATATTCCGGAAAATGACGACTACATTTATGAATATGAGCTGCAGCCTCCGCTCTCTCCGGCAGAATTTTTCCGTACACAGCATTTGACACTGCTGCTTCGTGACAAAATTGGCAAGTTCGCCGTACTCTCACTGCGTTCCGGTTTTTCGGCGATAGAGAGCGGTGATGCGCCTTACCCGGCAGCGAATAAAGAGAATATTTCCGTTCCTTTTTACGATATATTTGAATTGAATACGCATGTCATCGATTATGAACTGGAGCAGGCGTTGTCGGAAGTGTCGACTTCGGCTCAGCGCAGCGGGATCAATGGAGCAGTTGAAGAGAACAGTCTGAATTATGCCGACATTATATTGCGTTTTCCGCGTGAGTCGGTCAATCGCCGTCATGTGGAGCAATTGCGGTTCGATCACGAACAGCTCGGCATTGTGAATTATGTCGTGAACAAATTCAATCTCAGCGTACAGGATGTATGTCGTTTGCTGGATGAAGATGATATCTTTAACTCACAAGGCCAGCTTGTGCTGGATGACCTTCAACACAAGGCAAGCCTGCAGTTCAGACAGACCAAGAAGCGACATGAGCAGCAGACGGTACAGGCAGCGAAGGTTGTTGCTCTCAGACAGCATATGGAGGAGCCTGAACGGAAAGAGGATTCCGGTGAACCGCCTGTTGAACATGTGGTACAGATGGAATATTACGTCGAAGTGCCTCCGCAATTTTCGACCAAGTGTGATATTCATCAATATAATATGATGCTGCGTAATGAGCCCTACACACGATTGCTTCAGACGTTCTTCCCTGGTGCCGTGCCGGACAACCTGGTGGACATTTTTGAGAAGATCGACCTCAGCTACAAGCTGCCAGGTGAAGTAATCAATGTACTGATTCATTACTTGATGGCATTGCTTGTATCCGGCGGCGAGCAAAGAATTAACCGTAACTTCGTTGAGGCTATTGCCTCCAACATGCTGCTCAAGCAGGTGAATTCCTATGAGAAGGCGGTACAATACATTCGAGACCAAGCCAAGGTCAAAGGCAAACAGGCTGCTGGTGCAGCTGGAACCCGTTCCCGTACATACGGCAAAGGAACCAAAGCCAAACCCGAAATTCCGATTGTACAAGACATAGGTGCCGACGGCGATGCCGTATCCGAAGAAGAGTTCGAAGAGATGATGAGGTTTGCCCAGCAGATGCAAGCAAGCAAACAAAAGGGAACTTCATAACAATTCATAATATACACCTAAAAGGCGAGTCACCTAAATCAAAGGAGACTTGCCTTTTATTCTTTCAAAGAAAAGAGGGACTCCCGATGGCAAAATGGGATAACATGCTGTCCATGCTTTGGATGCTGAGATCCGGAAGAAAGCTCACCGCCGCTCAGATCGCGGACAGTTTGGAGATTAGCGTCCGCACTGTGTATCGATATATCGACGCATTATGCGCAAGTGGCGTGCCGGTCGTTGCGGAATCGGGCCATGATGGTGGTATTCATATTCTGGAAAATTTCAAGGAAACGCCATTGTTCTTTAACGCTGTAGAGTTGAAGGCGCTTGTGGATGCGTTTAAATTTGCCCAAGGTGCTGGCTATCCTTATGTGCAAGAGCTGGAGTACGCGCTGAAGAAGGTGGAGAATGGACTGCACGAGGAGCAGCGCCACGATCTGTCACGCAAGCAGAGCAGCTTGGACGTGGTCTCTTCAGCGCGTCCGCCTTCAGTCGTTCCGTTGTTGCGGGAGTTGGAACAAGCGACGAATGACGGGCGAACGGTCCGTATCTTCTATCGGAAAGCGAATGCGGAGCAGGCTTACGAACGTGAAGTCGATCCATATGGGCTAGCGTATGACCGAAACGAATGGTACGCTGTCGCGTTCTGCCATCGGTCGCAGGCAATGCGGACGTTTCGCGTCGAACGAATCGAACGACTGGAGACAACCGAAGTTAGGTTTGACA
Above is a window of Paenibacillus sp. E222 DNA encoding:
- a CDS encoding helicase DnaB; protein product: MRMKNLHHYTEHHRYCVYREFGLSALDDRMLTGAYQPMVGAFAIGLYRLLFQHLPGEQVGYSPLEQQRRLFMTLGLEPSEKGRKYLVEQASKLEAVGLLQTSRLYIPENDDYIYEYELQPPLSPAEFFRTQHLTLLLRDKIGKFAVLSLRSGFSAIESGDAPYPAANKENISVPFYDIFELNTHVIDYELEQALSEVSTSAQRSGINGAVEENSLNYADIILRFPRESVNRRHVEQLRFDHEQLGIVNYVVNKFNLSVQDVCRLLDEDDIFNSQGQLVLDDLQHKASLQFRQTKKRHEQQTVQAAKVVALRQHMEEPERKEDSGEPPVEHVVQMEYYVEVPPQFSTKCDIHQYNMMLRNEPYTRLLQTFFPGAVPDNLVDIFEKIDLSYKLPGEVINVLIHYLMALLVSGGEQRINRNFVEAIASNMLLKQVNSYEKAVQYIRDQAKVKGKQAAGAAGTRSRTYGKGTKAKPEIPIVQDIGADGDAVSEEEFEEMMRFAQQMQASKQKGTS
- a CDS encoding YafY family protein, producing MAKWDNMLSMLWMLRSGRKLTAAQIADSLEISVRTVYRYIDALCASGVPVVAESGHDGGIHILENFKETPLFFNAVELKALVDAFKFAQGAGYPYVQELEYALKKVENGLHEEQRHDLSRKQSSLDVVSSARPPSVVPLLRELEQATNDGRTVRIFYRKANAEQAYEREVDPYGLAYDRNEWYAVAFCHRSQAMRTFRVERIERLETTEVRFDKPETFSASAFFCEQSNQRREADGPLTVIRIEGQPDTLNAVCGHWHLRHYLTERTDREARFLIDAPTMNKYLPTYLMTFGTGIRIREPLELKQRIQEMAYGIAKHYENDAD